AGGTCTTTTAGATTTAGTAATAAATGATGAAATTGAGAAAGCGATACGAAATCAAGGAAGTGCTGAATGGGCAAGTTTACCACACAAAGGAGATTTTAGCAGACATCTTTTTAAAGGGAAACGGCAACCAGCAACACCAATGAAAATTTGTTTAGAACATTACAACAAATTTTATGAAGAGGAACTAAAGGGAATAAGCAATTTGCATCTTAAGAAAGGGTTTCTTAAAGATTTTGGCTCTGAATGCTGTGCAGATAATGTACATGTGGAAAACTCTATTGTAAATGATAATAAACTTTTGTTTCCTTTTCAAAGTATGCCGTTAAATCATCCTCAAAATTTAAAAAATGAAACTTACGCAGCATATGATTACACAAATAAAGAAGCCAACGCTGCTACATTTGGATACAGAAGAGGCAAAGATAGAATACATGCCGCCAGAGATTTATATTATGACGTAGATGAACCCATTTATGCCATATATGGCGGAACTGTAAAATTAGTCTATAAATACTACAATGATACTTACGCAATTGAAATTGAGCATGACTACGAATATAAGAAAGGATTTAAATTATTTGCATTGTACGGTGAAGTAAATAAAAGTGGTATCTTAGTGAAGGAAGGTGATATTGTTAAAAGAGGCGATCCGATTGCAAAAGTTGGATTATTAGATCCATTTGTTGTACAGCCCTATCCAGATAAAAGAGGCATGTTACATTTTGAATTGTACACAGGAGAAGCTTCAGGTGCAACAGGCAGCAAAACCAAATATAGTGATATGTTATATGCAGAATCAATCAACTATTCAAAAGATAGATCATTTAAGAGAAGAAAGGATTTGTTCGATCCTTTACAATTACTTGAGGAAATGATACGAAATTCTAAAAATGAAGGTCTACTAAAATGAAAAACTTAATTTATGTATTTTTAATTTTCTTGGCGGTTGCATGTCAGAAAAATCAATCAGCAAATAATAGTATCCTTGAAAAATACAGTTATAAACACGAAAAAAGCTCTTACAAAAGTGCAGACAAAACAAATGGGAATTTAAAGGATAATTCTCTACTAAAATTGCAAAAAGAATTTCCAGACGATAAATTAATTGGTTTAATTATTATTGATTCAACTGCTACCTCTGATTCTAAAAGATTTGGATTAGATATTTCCAATGCATGCTACGCATGTAATTTAGGCACATTAAAAATAAGTAAAGATAAAATTTACATAGAAAATTATTGTGATTCGAAAGAAGTTACTACTTTTAAAATAATAAAAGTTGTAAAAAATGAAAAACCATTCAAAGCGCAAATTTTTACCGAGGATGCTACTTTAACATTTAAAAAGGATGAAAATTCTTTATATTATACATTAACTGTCGAGGGAAAATTAAATACCCCTCTAATTATTAGTCAATTTTATACATCTGAAGTGGATTTACCTAGTTTTTTCATACATGATTGCCAGAATTTTGAAGGTTAATATCATTCTTGTGAATTAAAGTTTAGTTTTGGGATGATGTTGCTTTGTTTTGATTAAATTTTATAGAATATGTTTCTTTGGCGATATTGACCTTACAATGAATAAATTCACCTAATAAAATGTATGAAATTTTTCTAAAGATGGCTAGTAGTATAAGATGTTAAAAAAAATCTTTTTAACACTTACAGTTGATATCCTTTTCAGAGCTGAAATTTATTAATTCACAATAAATGTCGCTAATCTACGAGCACTCTTGTTTAGGGTAGTTTATTATTTTGCAGGTAAAAAAAACTATGAAAATAGTAAATTCTCTTCAAAAGTAAGGTCCCAATAGTTATAGTATTTTTTTTTTAACTTAAGTTACATCATGTGTAATCTTTTTGTTTACTTATAAACTTTGCACAGAAATTCATAATAAACATATTTTTAAGTTTACAGAGATGATAAAACTAATATTTTTGAAGTTAAACAATGACATTAATAATAACTCATTTAATCATAAATAATTATTCAACGCAAAATGGTTAATAGTGAAAAAATCTAAATTTCAGACGTCAAAAAAACATTAAATAAATTACGATGAAGCATTTATTGATTATTCAATCATTTTGTATATTGATATTATTCTCCTGCCAAAATAAAACTACAGAAAAAAAACTGGAAATTACTGGTCATGTCTTTTTTAAAGTTCAAGAATCCCAAAATGGAAAAATACTTTTCAAACCTTGTGGCGCACAAATAGAAAAATATATAATTTACAAAGATAGTATCCTGCATCAATTAGGACAGGAGAAATTTTACTTAAATATAATTTCTACTGAAAATTCAGAAAACAAGAGTCAATTTAAAACAAAAAATAGAAATAATGGGGAAGTTGCAGAAACGGACGATAGTCTGTTAATATTTCAAAAATTAGATGAAAACCAAAAGTTTTTCAAAATTAATAATCACATATTTGTAGATAGTCTTTATGCTAAATCTCTTCGAATTGTTAAAGAACTTCCATGCGACGATGACTGTTACGATTGTCCAAAAGAAAATGCTGCAGTCGAAGAATGTAAAATGAAAGATTTATCAAAAGAATTTGATTTAACACTGACTGGAAAATATAATAAACTTGAAAACAGGAGTGATCAAAATCCCTGGATAGCTAGAATAATAATTTTGAAAAAAAATAGTGATTTAGTTTTACAAAATATTTCTTTTGTTCCTGAGTCATGGATTTATTTTACAAGTTTACAATGTGATATAATTTCAAGTGCCGATTATAACTTTGATGGCTTGGATGATTTTGCAATTATGACTGATGTTGGAGGCCCAAGACCGATATTTTCGTATTACTTTCAAGGAAAAGATAAAAAGTTTAATCTAGATCCAAATTTTAAATTTCAAAATGGACCGTTGCCCGAAAAAGTAGATTTTAAAAATAGAACATTAACCTTTGACTCTCAAAAATTTAATTTACAGGACAATATATGGAAAGAAGTCAAATAAAAATGAAACTCAACTTTCTGCAGAAGATAGAAAAATTCAAGATAAGTCACAGGCAAATAAATAATAGGTATGAATAAAATATTGGTTACGGTCTTGATACTTTTGTTCGTTTCAATAATTTCTTGTAAAGAAAATGTTAATTACGAAAAAGAATTAACAAAAGTTGATAACGGAATTACTGATTCGCTAAATGCATTAAAGATGGCCGAATACAAGAAG
This DNA window, taken from Kaistella carnis, encodes the following:
- a CDS encoding XAC2610-related protein; translation: MKHLLIIQSFCILILFSCQNKTTEKKLEITGHVFFKVQESQNGKILFKPCGAQIEKYIIYKDSILHQLGQEKFYLNIISTENSENKSQFKTKNRNNGEVAETDDSLLIFQKLDENQKFFKINNHIFVDSLYAKSLRIVKELPCDDDCYDCPKENAAVEECKMKDLSKEFDLTLTGKYNKLENRSDQNPWIARIIILKKNSDLVLQNISFVPESWIYFTSLQCDIISSADYNFDGLDDFAIMTDVGGPRPIFSYYFQGKDKKFNLDPNFKFQNGPLPEKVDFKNRTLTFDSQKFNLQDNIWKEVK